A single Clavibacter nebraskensis NCPPB 2581 DNA region contains:
- a CDS encoding TetR family transcriptional regulator, whose protein sequence is MNQRQRAVSRQRREIVEAAGAQFAAHGYEGTSFSRVAEAMGKPKSAIGYHLFASKERLAGAVVDDQEDRWLRIEAALDETGPLSELIVFLLTASRTVEVCPVAAGAVRLLHDMPRLGLAVERRFDVWGFTRGRLEAELAARGVHGADLDATVDVLLSATFGLLSYRSPRLAGGDALERLRSLWIPLLAHLGLADVDAVVRAAQPLDLALVEEDRPDASEAHVGTGRGGADDASADRARARA, encoded by the coding sequence ATGAACCAGCGACAGCGGGCGGTGTCCCGGCAACGGCGCGAGATCGTGGAGGCGGCGGGAGCCCAGTTCGCCGCCCACGGCTACGAGGGCACGTCGTTCTCCCGCGTGGCCGAGGCGATGGGCAAGCCCAAGTCCGCCATCGGCTACCACCTCTTCGCGTCCAAGGAGCGCCTCGCGGGCGCGGTGGTCGACGACCAGGAGGATCGCTGGCTCCGCATCGAGGCGGCCCTCGACGAGACCGGTCCCCTGTCCGAGCTCATCGTCTTCCTGCTCACCGCCTCCCGCACGGTCGAGGTCTGCCCGGTCGCCGCGGGCGCGGTCCGCCTCCTCCATGACATGCCGCGCCTCGGCCTCGCCGTCGAGCGCCGCTTCGACGTGTGGGGTTTCACCCGCGGGCGCCTCGAGGCCGAGCTCGCGGCCCGGGGCGTCCACGGGGCCGATCTCGACGCCACCGTCGACGTGCTGCTCAGCGCCACCTTCGGCCTGCTCTCGTACCGGTCGCCGCGGCTGGCCGGCGGGGACGCCCTCGAGCGGCTGCGCAGCCTCTGGATCCCGCTGCTCGCCCACCTGGGGCTCGCCGACGTCGACGCCGTCGTGCGCGCCGCCCAGCCGCTCGACCTGGCGCTCGTGGAGGAGGACCGCCCGGACGCCTCCGAGGCGCACGTCGGGACGGGGCGCGGCGGCGCGGACGACGCCTCCGCGGATCGCGCCCGCGCCCGCGCCTGA
- a CDS encoding phospholipase domain-containing protein, producing MSATQALVAAADADMAKPPVQEPAVGAQRMPEQEDGTMRHRPLPYRQDADVAVNRASGRVTLTMRNGGRQGVSHQVFPNIALPFASTPFTVAARGTAAYTWESRAHQGAYDFSVYGPDRFLRRFAGTVIPAGKDDVPAPRVSAETIPGGKPVLRLTLANDGTPSVHYTLTANDFITRQRHETVKPGRSATVNWPVNEWGYYDVVVTDGAGFRYRFAGRVE from the coding sequence ATGAGCGCGACCCAGGCGCTCGTCGCGGCCGCCGACGCCGACATGGCGAAGCCGCCCGTGCAGGAGCCCGCCGTGGGCGCGCAGCGGATGCCCGAGCAGGAGGACGGCACCATGCGCCACCGCCCGCTCCCCTACCGGCAGGACGCGGACGTCGCCGTCAACCGCGCGAGCGGCCGGGTGACGCTGACGATGCGCAACGGCGGCCGGCAGGGCGTCTCGCACCAGGTGTTCCCGAACATCGCGCTGCCGTTCGCCTCGACGCCCTTCACCGTGGCGGCGCGCGGGACGGCCGCGTACACGTGGGAGAGCCGGGCGCACCAGGGCGCGTACGACTTCAGCGTCTACGGGCCCGACCGGTTCCTGCGCCGGTTCGCGGGCACCGTGATCCCGGCGGGGAAGGACGACGTGCCCGCTCCCCGCGTCTCGGCCGAGACGATCCCGGGCGGCAAGCCCGTGCTGCGCCTCACGCTCGCGAACGACGGGACGCCCTCGGTGCACTACACGCTCACGGCCAACGACTTCATCACGCGCCAGCGCCACGAGACCGTGAAGCCCGGGCGCAGCGCGACGGTGAACTGGCCGGTCAACGAGTGGGGCTACTACGACGTGGTGGTCACCGACGGCGCCGGCTTCCGGTACCGGTTCGCGGGCCGCGTGGAGTAG